The window tttctttaaaatagaaataactttataatagaactgaacaaaaataataataattatgtttatggaataaacttatttttactctattgtgtggtaaaaaatatattagagtCGGAGATGACCTTAATATAACACTATAGCACAAAACTAAATATGGTACAATACTATTCACaacaataaatattgtttacttaattttatttataaaatattagataaataaatattaataggaagataaataaatataaaataaaaaatagatatattacatatattgaaattgttttaattattttaatatatgttacaatagaaaaatatttgagtGTGATATAACTTTTGTGCAATATAGTTACATTATAAGATTTAtgtgttatatattaaataataatgaaattttataatttaatatagaaaaaataaaatacagtTTTAGTGTAAAATTTAGTATTGTAAtcggaaaattaaaattttagtggtaaaattacaataaaatagtgtgatttttacataaaaaatagTGTTAAAGATTGGAGACATCTACAATGAGTGACTTTCTAAGAATTTGTGGGAAATTTAGCtgttacatttttattttttaagttgttatatttcattttgttgaaaaaaatagattatataAAGTGTTGATTTAACAAACAAGTAAAGACcatctatcaaaaaaaaaaaagagaaataaagcAAAGAGACCACATAATGATTTGAGTTTTATAGAAAACATCAAAAAGGAGAgagacctctctctctctctctttctctctagtCTCTACCTACTCATCTTCACCGTACCCTTTCTTCGATCTATGCTTCTTCTCTCCATAGATTCCCACTGTTACGATTCCCTCCAAAGGCTATAATGCGCAACCCTAGATTAGCTACTTAAAACTTCCCAAAGATCTCTCTTCCTTTTCTGCTCTAtcactttcttcttttgtataTAGCTCAGACGAAAAGCTCGAGACTTTGAGCTTACCCAGACCAAAGCTCGACGCTTTAAGCTAACCCAGAAGAAAAGCTCGAGACTTTGAGCTTCCAACAACTCATGGGGAACTGCTGCAGATCTCCCGCCGCTGTGGCGAGAGAAGACGTCAAATCCAACTACTCCGGCAACGATCACCGCCGCAAAGACGCCTCCGGCGGGAAGAAACCGGCGCCGATTCGAGTCCTCGGCGACGTCCCCAAGGAGAACATCGAGGACCGTTACCTACTCGACAGAGAGCTCGGCCGCGGCGAGTTCGGCGTCACGTACCTCTGCATCGTGAGATCCACGCGCGACCTGCTCGCCTGCAAGTCCATCTCCAAGAGGAAGCTCAGGACCGAGGTGGACGTCGAGGACGTGAAGAGGGAGGTGGCGATTATGCAGCATTTGCCTGAGAGCTCGAGCATTGTCACTCTGAAGGAGGCTTGTGAGGACGACAACGCTGTGCATTTGGTGATGGAGCTGTGTGAGGGCGGCGAGCTTTTCGATAGGATTGTGGCCAGAGGGCATTACACGGAGCGGGCCGCGGCGGGGGTCACGAAGACGATCATGGAGGTTGTGCAGCTTTGCCATAAGCACGGTGTTATTCATAGAGATTTGAAGCCGGAGAATTTCTTGTTTGCTAACAAGAAGGAGAACTCGCCGTTGAAAGCTATTGACTTTGGATTGTCTATCTTCTTCAAGCCAGGTAGTGTCACTGATGTTGAGTCTTGCTTTGAAAGTAGTCGATTCTGAAACCAATTAGTTTCATAGTTATAGAGCTTTTTGATGTTTCTTGATTGATGGAACTTGGCCAGTTTAGTTGTGCCTTGATGCTGTTGTCTTACAAAGCTTACACATATTTGTCAGGTGAGAAGTTCTCGGAGATAGTTGGGAGTCCATATTACATGGCACCTGAGGTGCTAAAGAGGAGCTATGGACCTGAAATAGATATTTGGAGTGCTGGAGTCATTCTTTATATTCTCCTTTGTGGAGTTCCTCCTTTCTGGGCAGGTACCTTCCTCTCTTCTTTGTTCTCCTCTTCCAGAGCATTTGcttattgatttttttcaacCACAGAGTCGGAACAGGGAGTGGCTCAGGCTATTTTACGAGGGATAATTGATTTTAAGAGGGAACCATGGCCAAACATTTCAGAGACTGCCAAGAGTCTTGTCAGACAAATGCTAGAGCCTGATCCAAAGCGCCGGCTAACTGCAAAACAAGTGCTTGGTACATAGACTCCACCTTTGCCTCTGCTCTCTTACTCTCTTCATCTGTTTCAGAGATTGTTTATGCTTATTCCTTATTTTGTAGAGCACCCATGGATTCAGAACGCCAAGAAAGCTCCAAATGTCCCTCTTGGAGATGTTGTCAAGTCCAGACTAAAGCAGTTCTCAGTGATGAACAGATTCAAGAGAAAAGCTTTGAGGGTCTGTTATTCAGAAAGCTCATTTTGCATTAGTAGCTTCTTAGACCACACTTATCTTAACTTGCCTTGAATCAATCTAGGTTATTGCTGAATTTTTATCTACTCAAGAAGTAGAAGACATCAAGGAGATGTTCAACAAGATGGATACTGACAAAGATGGTATTGTTACCATCGAGGAGTTGAAAGCTGGACTTCGCGATTTTGGTACACAGCTAGCTGAATCAGAAGTTCAGATGCTTATTGAAGCGGTGCACATATTCTCTTCCCTTACATCACCATATGACACCTAACACAATATCTTAGTTCACTAAATTCAATTTTGTATAATAATAGGTGGATACTAAAGGGAAAGGAACACTAGACTATGGCGAGTTTGTTGCAGTCTCTCTCCACCTGCAGAAGGTAGCAAACGATGAGCATCTCCGCAAAGCGTTCTCTTACTTTGACAAGGATGGAAATGGTTACATTCTCCCCCAAGAGCTTTGTGAAGCCTTAAAGGAAGATGGAGGAGATGACTGTGTGGGTGTTGCTAATGATATATTCCAAGAAGTTGACACTGATAAGGTAAGCGGTCCCTTAGAGCTATAGTTGGTGTAAAGAGTTCACTTATCACTTCGTTAGATAGAACAGCTTTAGAGCTATAGTTAGTGTTGAAGACGTTTTTTTCTAGTGGTTATGTTTGACATGGATGATTGACATTAGGATGGGAGAATAAGCTACGAAGAGTTTGCAGCAATGATGAAAACAGGAACTGATTGGAGAAAGGTATCTCGTCATTACTCGAGAGGGAGGTTCAATAGCCTAAGCATCAAGCTAATGAAGGACGGATCATTGAACCTAGGCAATGAATAATAGCAAACAAAGTGAGTAAGCTGCACTAAGA of the Brassica rapa cultivar Chiifu-401-42 chromosome A03, CAAS_Brap_v3.01, whole genome shotgun sequence genome contains:
- the LOC103860730 gene encoding calcium-dependent protein kinase 13 — encoded protein: MGNCCRSPAAVAREDVKSNYSGNDHRRKDASGGKKPAPIRVLGDVPKENIEDRYLLDRELGRGEFGVTYLCIVRSTRDLLACKSISKRKLRTEVDVEDVKREVAIMQHLPESSSIVTLKEACEDDNAVHLVMELCEGGELFDRIVARGHYTERAAAGVTKTIMEVVQLCHKHGVIHRDLKPENFLFANKKENSPLKAIDFGLSIFFKPGEKFSEIVGSPYYMAPEVLKRSYGPEIDIWSAGVILYILLCGVPPFWAESEQGVAQAILRGIIDFKREPWPNISETAKSLVRQMLEPDPKRRLTAKQVLEHPWIQNAKKAPNVPLGDVVKSRLKQFSVMNRFKRKALRVIAEFLSTQEVEDIKEMFNKMDTDKDGIVTIEELKAGLRDFGTQLAESEVQMLIEAVDTKGKGTLDYGEFVAVSLHLQKVANDEHLRKAFSYFDKDGNGYILPQELCEALKEDGGDDCVGVANDIFQEVDTDKDGRISYEEFAAMMKTGTDWRKVSRHYSRGRFNSLSIKLMKDGSLNLGNE